The Watersipora subatra chromosome 1, tzWatSuba1.1, whole genome shotgun sequence genome has a window encoding:
- the LOC137385853 gene encoding FMRF-amide neuropeptides-like, translated as MKSRYYRYVKSLSYRYVKSRYYRYVKSRYYRYVKSRYYRYVKSRYYRYVKSRYYRYVKSRYYRYVKSRYYRYVKSRYYRYVKSRYYRYVKSRYYRYVKSLSYRYVKSRYYRYVKSRYYRYVESLSYRYVKSRYYGYVKSR; from the coding sequence ATGAAGTCTCGCTACTACAGATATGTGAAGTCTCTCTCTTACAGATATGTGAAGTCTCGCTACTACAGATATGTGAAGTCTCGCTACTACAGATATGTGAAGTCTCGCTACTACAGATATGTGAAGTCTCGCTACTACAGATATGTGAAGTCTCGCTACTACAGATATGTGAAGTCTCGCTACTACAGATATGTGAAGTCTCGCTACTACAGATATGTGAAGTCTCGCTACTACAGATATGTGAAGTCTCGCTACTACAGATATGTGAAGTCTCGCTACTACAGATATGTGAAGTCTCTCTCTTACAGATATGTGAAGTCTCGCTACTACAGATATGTGAAGTCTCGCTACTACAGATATGTGGAGTCTCTCTCTTACAGATATGTGAAGTCTCGCTACTACGGATATGTGAAGTCTCGCTAA
- the LOC137385340 gene encoding uncharacterized protein → MSETTPVVFHKDYSSRPYTPAHSARRPSGFIVCQEQAETVGLCGRKTPITKLEISHSISNLEKEQIYQDLEKRVPEISKESKEVELPLKGSEKVDKEKVSPLIESKLVDESSQAIGTEVQRKKNLSKFPLKSTAKPLSKIKTPSLPANVRAHIVRQCTMPSYAVLHEPEANSREAEESAPGVKAVAVERFTDTKERGKNLTKPAYQPFTKRNLVKSTPTITPNGLSGSKTFLSITVPKEALTNFKNNIIKGDNSHSRNKQGRPPPKVTPKNLQRPLMESSKLCNGQSNALTVSRGNSITLSQKRLSVTSRKSSRSSAQGRLTLGLPASHVDVNIPTAIPASNAASSHSFSYSEDSFGQSWDLDDVRSGSSDVALSPLPCPPSAEKEDIKAMKERIHRELVNTLSATEQFLQTLEYKRQHKPPQLLYSDDEEPLPKELAHSYVEDFVNAGVPAELEAADNGSHGSNSCNNSVSADVNLHDSHDQLSEPELSLSTDMSA, encoded by the exons ATGAGTGAAACGACACCAGTGGTCTTTCATAAGGATTACTCGTCACGGCCATACACCCCGGCTCATTCAGCCAGAAGGCCCTCAGGCTTCATTGTCTGCCAAGAACAGGCTGAAACTGTTGGCCTCTGCGGTCGTAAGACCCCCATCACAAAGCTTGAGATATCACATTCTATATCTAATTTAGAAAAGGAGCAG ATCTATCAAGATTTAGAAAAGAGAGTCCCTGAGATATCCAAAGAGTCTAAAGAGGTAGAGCTACCTCTAAAAGGCAGCGAGAAAGTCGATAAAGAAAAAGTGTCCCCCTTGATTGAGTCCAAATTAGTAGATGAATCAAGCCAAGCTATTGGAACAGAAGTTCAAAGAAAGAAAAATCTATCTAAGTTTCCTCTCAAGTCAACCGCGAAGCCTCTGAGCAAGATTAAGACACCCAGTTTGCCTGCGAATGTCAGAGCGCACATAGTGAGGCAATGCACGATGCCGTCATACGCGGTCTTGCATGAACCTGAGGCTAACTCAAGAGAAGCTGAGGAGTCAGCACCCGGTGTGAAG GCTGTCGCGGTTGAACGATTTACGGATACTAAAGAGCGTggaaaaaatttaacaaaaccTGCTTATCAGCCTTTTACGAAACGAAATTTAGTTAAATCAACACCAACTATAACACCAAATGGACTGTCTGGCTCTAAGACGTTCTTATCTATCACCGTACCTAAAGAGGCTCTAACCAActtcaaaaataatataataaagggAGATAACTCTCATTCACGAAATAAACAAGGTAGACCGCCACCCAAGGTTACTCCCAAGAATTTACAAAGGCCGCTAATGGAGTCTTCCAAATTATGTAATGGTCAGTCCAACGCCCTGACTGTGAGTAGAGGAAACTCTATAACCCTCTCACAAAAGAGACTCTCGGTTACCAGTAGAAAATCATCACGAAGTTCGGCGCAAGGAAGATTGACCTTGGGTTTGCCTGCAAGTCACGTGGATGTAAACATTCCTACTGCTATTCCTGCTTCCAATGCAGCATCAAGTCATTCCTTCAGCTATTCAGAGGATTCTTTTGGCCAAAGTTGGGATCTTGATGATGTGCGTAGCGGGAGCAGTGACGTAGCGCTCTCCCCCTTACCATGTCCACCTTCTGCAGAGAAAGAAGACATAAAGGCAATGAAAGAGAGAATTCACCGTGAACTTGTTAATACATTATCAGCGACCGAGCAGTTTTTGCAGACATTGGAGTACAAGAGACAACACAAGCCTCCACAACTTCTCTATTCCGATGATGAAGAACCATTGCCCAAAGAATTAGCCCACTCTTACGTCGAAGACTTTGTGAATGCCGGTGTGCCAGCGGAGCTGGAAGCAGCAGATAATGGCAGTCATGGTTCAAATAGTTGTAACAACTCGGTCTCGGCAGACGTTAACTTACACGACTCGCATGATCAGCTGAGTGAACCTGAGCTAAGTCTATCCACGGATATGTCAGCCTAA